From a region of the Vibrio ostreae genome:
- the rbsC gene encoding ribose ABC transporter permease, with translation MSSKTMTDSSPNSGKKLLSKEWLIEQKSLIALLFLVVVVSFLNPNFFTVDNLLNILRQTSVNAIIAVGMTLVILTAGIDLSVGSVLALCGAFAASLIAMEVPVFVAVPTALLAGAVLGGISGIIIAKGKVQAFIATLVTMTLLRGVTMVYTDGRPISTGFTDTADAFAWFGTGYALGIPVPVWLMVVVFAAVWYLLNHTRFGRYVYALGGNESATRLSGINVDRVKMGVYAICGALAALAGIIVTSRLSSAQPTAGMGYELDAIAAVVLGGTSLMGGKGRIMGTLVGALIIGFLNNALNLLDVSSYYQMIAKAVVILLAVLVDNKNK, from the coding sequence ATGAGTAGCAAAACCATGACCGATTCATCCCCAAACAGCGGTAAGAAACTGCTGAGTAAAGAGTGGCTGATTGAGCAGAAATCACTGATTGCACTACTGTTTCTGGTAGTGGTGGTCTCCTTTTTAAATCCCAACTTCTTTACCGTTGATAACCTGCTTAACATTCTGCGTCAGACGTCGGTCAATGCGATTATCGCGGTCGGTATGACGCTGGTTATCCTGACGGCCGGGATTGACCTGAGTGTCGGCTCGGTGCTGGCGTTGTGCGGCGCATTCGCTGCCAGCCTGATTGCAATGGAAGTCCCGGTCTTTGTCGCGGTGCCGACTGCCTTGTTGGCGGGGGCAGTACTGGGTGGCATCAGCGGCATTATTATCGCCAAAGGCAAAGTGCAGGCGTTTATTGCCACTCTGGTGACCATGACTCTGCTACGTGGTGTGACCATGGTGTACACCGACGGGCGTCCTATTTCTACGGGTTTTACTGATACCGCGGATGCGTTTGCCTGGTTTGGTACCGGTTATGCGCTGGGTATTCCGGTACCGGTATGGCTGATGGTGGTTGTGTTTGCTGCGGTGTGGTATCTGCTGAATCACACTCGTTTTGGTCGCTACGTGTATGCACTGGGCGGTAATGAGTCAGCAACCCGCTTGTCAGGTATCAACGTTGACCGGGTAAAAATGGGTGTGTATGCGATTTGTGGCGCTCTGGCGGCACTGGCTGGCATTATCGTTACTTCTCGTCTGTCATCAGCGCAGCCAACGGCGGGTATGGGTTACGAGTTGGACGCGATTGCAGCGGTTGTACTCGGTGGTACCAGCCTAATGGGCGGTAAAGGCCGTATCATGGGGACTCTGGTCGGCGCGCTGATCATCGGTTTCCTCAACAATGCCCTTAACCTGCTCGATGTTTCGTCTTACTACCAGATGATCGCTAAAGCGGTGGTTATTCTGCTGGCGGTACTGGTCGACAACAAGAACAAGTAA